A window of Longimicrobium sp. contains these coding sequences:
- a CDS encoding RDD family protein produces MAHAQTAPGFDPRKTITPESFHVAPHLLGLPLASPSRRLAAILIDVVLCSILANSGKVAFALGIALAFFWFAGRKLGKGGGFFSRSARAGFRGVGALMLFVAAISIWNSARQRVAGNDGGDEEGGQQAAMSVNGAQPKHVSVGSVVTGTAAVAALTHATDSASAAVAARHAVPQLRRLNMNDAAIREALSQTVADRPAPVRAGVMAALASADSATAAAAETETSPEDSADAALRADPDSLAALYVAAVHAGDTTRADELRPKLASVIAHDSLDALRGQVGELREQSEGLERDKRELEREKKKAENRGLLSILLEWLDDLGIGIGWTGLYFTAFMALWKGQTPGKRLLGIRVLRLDGLPMTLWASFERFGGYAAGFFTGLLGFAQVLWDRNRQAIQDKISETVVIRETRGVPLPVAPAARPAPPRWPPAGVGHPLTASAR; encoded by the coding sequence ATGGCCCACGCCCAGACCGCTCCCGGGTTCGACCCGCGCAAGACCATCACCCCCGAGTCGTTCCACGTGGCGCCGCACCTGCTGGGGCTGCCGCTGGCGTCTCCCAGCCGCCGCCTGGCCGCCATCCTGATCGACGTGGTGCTCTGCTCGATCCTGGCCAACAGCGGCAAGGTGGCATTCGCGCTGGGCATTGCCCTGGCGTTCTTCTGGTTCGCGGGACGCAAGCTGGGCAAGGGCGGAGGGTTCTTCTCGCGCTCGGCCCGCGCGGGGTTCCGCGGCGTCGGCGCGCTGATGCTGTTCGTGGCGGCCATCTCCATCTGGAACAGCGCCCGCCAGCGCGTGGCCGGCAACGACGGCGGGGACGAGGAGGGCGGGCAGCAGGCGGCGATGTCGGTGAACGGCGCGCAGCCGAAGCACGTCTCGGTGGGCAGCGTGGTGACCGGGACCGCGGCCGTCGCCGCGCTGACGCACGCCACCGACTCGGCCTCGGCCGCCGTGGCAGCGCGCCACGCCGTGCCGCAGCTGCGCAGGCTGAACATGAATGACGCGGCCATCCGCGAGGCGCTCAGCCAGACGGTGGCGGACCGCCCCGCGCCGGTCCGCGCCGGGGTGATGGCCGCGCTCGCGTCCGCGGACAGCGCGACGGCCGCGGCGGCGGAGACCGAGACGTCGCCGGAAGACTCGGCGGACGCGGCGCTCCGGGCGGACCCGGACTCGCTGGCGGCGCTGTACGTGGCCGCCGTGCACGCCGGCGACACCACCCGCGCGGACGAGCTGCGCCCGAAGCTTGCTTCGGTGATCGCGCACGACTCGCTCGACGCGCTGCGCGGCCAGGTCGGCGAGCTGCGGGAGCAGAGCGAGGGGCTGGAGCGCGACAAGCGCGAGCTGGAGCGGGAGAAGAAGAAGGCCGAAAACCGCGGCCTCCTGTCCATCCTGCTGGAATGGCTGGACGACCTGGGGATCGGAATCGGGTGGACGGGCCTGTACTTCACCGCCTTCATGGCGCTGTGGAAGGGGCAGACGCCGGGAAAGCGGCTGCTGGGGATCCGCGTGCTGCGCCTGGACGGCCTGCCCATGACGCTGTGGGCCAGCTTCGAGCGCTTCGGCGGCTACGCGGCCGGCTTCTTCACCGGCCTGCTCGGCTTCGCCCAGGTGCTGTGGGACCGCAACCGCCAGGCGATCCAGGACAAGATCAGCGAGACGGTGGTGATCCGCGAAACGCGCGGCGTTCCCCTTCCCGTGGCCCCCGCCGCCCGCCCCGCGCCCCCGCGCTGGCCGCCGGCCGGCGTGGGGCACCCCCTGACGGCGAGCGCGCGATGA